Proteins found in one Triticum urartu cultivar G1812 chromosome 4, Tu2.1, whole genome shotgun sequence genomic segment:
- the LOC125551370 gene encoding probable protein S-acyltransferase 17, with translation MDVPWVLVAHGSVTALVVVSFLCGQWPIFEGTFVQSINHFLTSGAYRHFLRLVQAACGTGARDLVLGVEQYCCDRPNPILQVFYVAIIGGTYFIIVQSSFKYIPGYYVSVLHRYLSIVVVSIGAILFVLTSFSDPGTITSENVSQYVSAYPFDNIIYVEKECSTCKITRPARAKHCRICDRCVARFDHHCGWMNNCIGEKNTRYFVAFLVWHFLLCLYGAIILGFIVAGELKDKKVVYILTVYYGIDNSFSALFPHVAQWLLAVHNTQILLVVFLGIIALLLGGFCAYHVHLCLSNTTTNETFKWQDYIFWMKKENAVKASAYTLKASINAASSEAQKSPQSKWKTFFSRSKTRAEEPVVKNNIYDVGWIRNLCEVMVPLSERSSFSCKKSE, from the exons ATGGACGTGCCGTGGGTGCTGGTGGCGCACGGGTCTGTGACGGCGCTGGTGGTTGTGTCGTTTCTCTGTGGGCAGTGGCCCATCTTCGAGGGCACCTTCGTTCAGAGCATCAACCACTTCCTCACCTCCGGAGCCTACCGCCACTTTCT GCGGCTAGTGCAGGCGGCGTGCGGTACCGGAGCCAGGGATCTCGTGCTCGGCGTCGAGCAGTACTGCTGCGACCGCCCTAACCCTATCCTGCAG GTTTTTTATGTTGCCATAATTGGCGGAACATATTTTATAATAGTGCAGTCATCTTTCAAGTACATTCCTGGGTATTACGTGAGTGTATTGCACAG GTACCTGAGCATTGTGGTTGTTTCTATTGGTGCTATACTCTTTGTTCTCACTAGCTTCTCTGATCCTGGGACTATTACTTCTGAGAACGTGTCTCAGTATGTATCTGCCTATCCTTTTGACAACATTATTTATGTAGAGAAAGAATGTTCAACATGCAAGATTACCAG ACCAGCTAGGGCAAAGCACTGTAGAATATGTGATAGATGTGTGGCTCGATTTGATCACCACTGTGGATGGATG AATAATTGCATTGGGGAGAAGAATACTCGCTATTTTGTGGCCTTCTTAGTTTG GCATTTTCTTTTATGTCTGTATGGAGCAATTATCCTTGGCTTCATTGTTGCTGGTGAATTGAAAGACAAGAAAGTTGTCTACATACTGACAG TTTATTATGGCATTGATAATTCATTCTCTGCCCTGTTTCCCCATGTTGCACAG TGGTTGCTTGCTGTCCATAACACACAGATACTTTTGGTTGTATTTTTGGGTATAATAGCGTTGCTTCTTGGGGGGTTTTGTGCTTATCATGTACATCTTTGCTTATCCAACACGACTACAAATGAG ACATTCAAATGGCAAGACTACATTTTCTGGATGAAAAAGGAGAACGCAGTGAAAGCTAGCGCATACACACTGAAGGCGAGCATCAACGCAGCCAGCAGCGAAGCGCAGAAATCGCCGCAAAGCAAATGGAAGACGTTCTTCTCAAGGTCGAAAACACGGGCCGAGGAGCCGGTCGTGAAGAATAACATATATGACGTTGGCTGGATCAGGAACCTGTGTGAGGTGATGGTACCTTTATCGGAGCGGAGTTCGTTCTCTTGCAAGAAGTCGGAATGA